Proteins found in one Paenibacillus dendritiformis genomic segment:
- the rpmE gene encoding 50S ribosomal protein L31 codes for MNEAIQPKYHITTVTCACGNTFETGSVKENLKVEVCSACHPFFTGKQKFVDAGGRVDRFKKKYGM; via the coding sequence ATGAATGAAGCGATTCAACCAAAATACCACATTACAACGGTAACTTGCGCATGCGGTAATACGTTCGAAACAGGTTCGGTTAAGGAAAACCTGAAGGTAGAGGTATGCTCGGCTTGCCATCCGTTCTTCACAGGCAAACAGAAGTTTGTTGATGCAGGCGGTCGTGTGGATAGATTTAAGAAGAAATATGGCATGTAA
- a CDS encoding helix-turn-helix transcriptional regulator, giving the protein MEGTEHERWIRRAVAYIERHLTDDVNFDDVARHTAVSRFHLHRVFQRQLGYSAAFYLRERRLARAAADLLRTNKRILDIALEYRFAGQDSFTRAFKRAYGMTPHQYRSGFRIFHRTEERLTLSDVFHDDAQPSNPLRAPQTAPPGWLITGLYPHEYTAGIDRVQVHRGKASGTLRGDAAAKPDGFGTLMQMFDAGQYRGRRIRLNGFMKSEQVKKHAGMWMRVDGPEELVLAFDNMTARPIQGTTGWALYTIVLDVSEQAEAIAFGVLLSGPGQIWIDGLRFEEVDETVPVTDMLPDMGQSLPAAPVNLDFEAELSAPGQE; this is encoded by the coding sequence ATGGAAGGAACGGAGCATGAGCGGTGGATACGCCGCGCGGTGGCTTATATTGAACGGCATCTGACCGATGACGTGAATTTTGATGATGTAGCCCGCCATACGGCAGTGTCCCGCTTTCATCTGCATCGCGTATTCCAGCGGCAGCTGGGTTACAGCGCGGCTTTCTATTTGCGGGAGCGCCGTCTCGCCCGCGCCGCGGCCGATCTGCTCCGGACGAACAAGCGGATTCTGGATATCGCGCTCGAATACCGCTTCGCCGGGCAGGACTCCTTCACGCGCGCGTTCAAGCGCGCATACGGCATGACGCCGCACCAATACCGGAGCGGCTTCCGGATATTCCATCGAACGGAGGAGAGATTGACGTTGAGTGATGTATTTCATGATGATGCGCAGCCGTCCAACCCGCTGCGTGCTCCGCAGACCGCGCCCCCGGGATGGCTCATTACCGGACTCTACCCCCATGAATACACGGCAGGCATTGATCGGGTTCAGGTGCATCGTGGCAAGGCGTCCGGCACGCTGCGGGGAGACGCGGCGGCCAAGCCGGACGGCTTCGGCACCCTGATGCAGATGTTCGATGCCGGGCAATATAGAGGACGGAGAATCCGGCTCAACGGATTTATGAAGTCGGAACAGGTGAAGAAGCATGCTGGGATGTGGATGCGCGTGGACGGGCCGGAGGAGCTGGTGCTTGCCTTCGACAATATGACCGCCCGTCCGATACAGGGAACGACCGGTTGGGCGCTGTATACGATCGTGCTGGACGTGTCCGAACAGGCGGAGGCGATTGCGTTCGGGGTGCTGCTCAGCGGACCGGGGCAGATTTGGATAGACGGACTGCGCTTCGAGGAGGTCGACGAGACCGTCCCGGTTACCGACATGCTGCCGGACATGGGGCAGTCTCTGCCTGCCGCTCCGGTCAATCTTGACTTCGAGGCGGAGCTCTCCGCTCCGGGGCAGGAGTGA
- a CDS encoding ATP-binding protein has protein sequence MTELNRPLGSQQACTLSSAESTEGQNQEQGKLSLLQQFAGAFLQDVNLGILLLDVQFRLVDISDMACRILGWAKSEVLHRRVNDLFGEMPTEYHLVQRSLLEGVVTHNHAVSWTNGSDRYDLLMDSNVLRDEQDRIVGAYVLFKDVSNLRSLEEQVQRSDRLAMIGQIAAGTAHEIRNPLTSIKGFLQMFKKKLDEHGMIKEVHYTDIMLTEINRINELVGEFLLLSKPKHLTIERVNLHQVLGEILPIIQNEAVLHAVQVNYKADEPLPLVIGDRELLKQVFINIAKNGIEAMSEGGVLNVTARRDDESKRVLIDIQDSGPGIPSYIIDKIFDPFFTTKANGTGLGLSVCQRIIHDLGGSIRVSTKGYGTTFTLYFPFPSP, from the coding sequence ATGACGGAATTGAATCGGCCTCTTGGTTCTCAGCAAGCGTGTACCCTCTCCTCTGCCGAATCGACAGAGGGCCAGAATCAGGAGCAAGGAAAGCTGAGTTTGCTGCAGCAGTTTGCGGGTGCTTTTTTGCAGGACGTCAATCTGGGCATCCTGCTCCTCGATGTCCAGTTCCGCCTGGTGGACATTAGCGACATGGCGTGCCGGATTCTCGGATGGGCCAAGTCCGAAGTGCTGCATCGCCGGGTCAATGACCTGTTCGGCGAGATGCCGACGGAGTATCATCTTGTGCAGCGGTCGCTGCTGGAAGGCGTCGTCACACATAATCATGCCGTCTCCTGGACCAACGGATCGGATCGCTATGATCTGCTGATGGACTCGAACGTGCTCCGGGATGAACAGGATCGGATTGTTGGCGCTTACGTGCTGTTCAAGGATGTGTCCAATCTGCGCTCGCTCGAAGAGCAAGTGCAGCGGAGCGACAGGCTGGCCATGATCGGCCAGATCGCAGCCGGAACGGCTCATGAGATACGGAACCCGCTAACCTCGATCAAGGGCTTCTTGCAAATGTTCAAGAAGAAGCTCGACGAGCATGGCATGATCAAGGAAGTGCATTACACCGATATTATGCTGACCGAGATTAACCGGATCAACGAGCTGGTCGGCGAGTTTCTGCTGCTGAGCAAGCCGAAGCATCTTACGATAGAGCGGGTGAATCTCCACCAGGTGTTGGGCGAGATTCTGCCTATCATTCAGAATGAGGCGGTTCTGCATGCGGTTCAGGTCAACTACAAGGCGGATGAGCCGCTGCCCCTGGTCATCGGCGACCGCGAGCTGCTCAAGCAGGTGTTCATTAATATTGCCAAAAACGGTATCGAGGCGATGAGCGAAGGCGGCGTGCTGAACGTGACCGCGAGACGGGATGACGAGAGCAAGCGGGTGCTGATCGACATTCAGGATTCGGGTCCGGGAATCCCTTCCTACATTATCGACAAAATATTCGATCCGTTCTTCACGACCAAAGCGAATGGCACAGGTCTAGGATTGTCTGTCTGTCAGCGCATTATTCATGATCTGGGCGGTTCGATACGGGTATCGACCAAAGGCTATGGCACGACATTCACCCTTTATTTCCCGTTTCCTTCGCCGTAA
- the dnaX gene encoding DNA polymerase III subunit gamma/tau has product MGHIALYRAWRPQSFGDMVGQQHIIQTLQNSLRERRFSHAYLFSGPRGTGKTTAAKIMAKAVNCEQGPGPEPCNECEACRRITAGAVMDVVEIDAASNRGVEEIRDLRDKVKYAPSEVRHKVYIIDEVHMLTTEAFNALLKTLEEPPAHVMFILATTEPHRLPATIISRCQRFDFRRVTLEEQVARLEQVCRDEGIEADRDSLTYIAKLSDGGMRDAISLLDQAASFTDGRLDYRQVLDITGGIPEEQFADIARAVQAGDVGSVLATVESMMQEGKSADKCMESLLYFFRDLLMMKMVPDGEGLTDRLTRVEAFRELADAFEAASLFRIIDTLNRYQTDMKYAVQPQTLFEVALLQLAVQNQPGALSSQPEAGTDERQAVRSDAVGSSSVVQQLQRQVASLEAKLNELAKARIPDGRSDGRQAERAPAATRAPARVSRMAKQPPHFERYTASKDSSDSNRIRSNWGQVLQRVKEAGVTIHAWLVNGEPVSALEDRVLVAFKNTIHRDTTEKPNNKQVIERVLSEVFGKPYQLDTMMLKDWEEAAEKSAGEKEEPAFRLEPEGSEAEPAQEPWIDEALHMFGEDLVVIKE; this is encoded by the coding sequence ATGGGACATATTGCATTGTATCGCGCTTGGCGGCCACAGTCATTCGGTGACATGGTCGGACAACAGCATATTATTCAGACATTGCAAAACTCGCTGCGTGAGCGGCGATTTTCGCATGCCTACCTTTTCAGCGGTCCCCGGGGAACCGGCAAGACCACTGCTGCGAAGATCATGGCCAAAGCGGTCAACTGCGAACAGGGACCCGGTCCGGAGCCCTGCAATGAATGCGAAGCCTGCCGGCGCATCACTGCCGGGGCGGTGATGGATGTCGTCGAGATCGACGCCGCATCCAACCGGGGCGTGGAAGAAATTCGCGATCTTCGGGACAAGGTCAAATACGCGCCTTCCGAAGTCCGCCACAAAGTGTATATTATTGATGAGGTTCACATGCTCACGACGGAGGCTTTCAACGCGCTGCTCAAGACGTTGGAGGAACCTCCTGCCCATGTCATGTTCATTCTGGCCACGACGGAGCCTCACCGCCTGCCGGCGACTATCATCTCCCGGTGCCAGCGGTTTGATTTCCGCAGGGTGACGCTGGAGGAACAGGTTGCCCGACTGGAGCAAGTGTGCAGGGATGAGGGGATTGAGGCAGACCGGGATAGTCTGACCTATATCGCGAAGCTGTCGGATGGCGGCATGCGCGATGCGATCAGCCTGCTTGATCAGGCGGCATCCTTCACCGACGGCCGTCTTGACTACCGGCAAGTCCTGGACATCACCGGCGGCATACCGGAGGAACAGTTCGCCGACATCGCCCGTGCCGTTCAGGCGGGGGATGTAGGCTCCGTGCTGGCCACGGTGGAGTCGATGATGCAGGAAGGGAAGAGCGCGGACAAGTGTATGGAGAGTCTGCTCTACTTTTTCCGGGATCTGTTGATGATGAAGATGGTGCCGGACGGAGAAGGGCTGACGGATCGGCTGACGCGTGTGGAAGCGTTCCGGGAGCTGGCCGATGCTTTTGAAGCAGCGAGCCTGTTCCGGATTATCGACACATTGAACCGGTATCAGACAGACATGAAATATGCGGTGCAACCGCAAACGTTATTCGAGGTAGCCTTGCTCCAATTAGCCGTGCAGAATCAACCGGGGGCGCTGAGCAGCCAACCGGAGGCGGGAACGGATGAACGGCAGGCCGTTCGTTCCGATGCAGTGGGATCTTCTTCCGTTGTGCAACAATTGCAGCGTCAAGTTGCGTCATTAGAAGCGAAGCTGAATGAATTGGCGAAGGCGAGAATACCGGACGGGCGGTCAGACGGCCGACAGGCCGAACGTGCCCCGGCGGCCACCAGAGCGCCTGCGCGGGTATCGCGGATGGCGAAGCAGCCGCCTCACTTCGAACGCTATACTGCCTCGAAGGATTCCTCTGACTCGAACCGCATCCGCTCCAATTGGGGGCAGGTGCTGCAGCGGGTGAAGGAAGCCGGTGTCACGATTCACGCTTGGCTTGTCAATGGGGAGCCGGTATCGGCACTGGAAGATCGGGTGCTGGTCGCCTTCAAAAATACGATTCACCGGGATACGACCGAGAAGCCCAACAACAAGCAGGTGATTGAGCGTGTCCTGTCCGAAGTGTTCGGCAAGCCGTATCAGCTCGATACGATGATGCTGAAGGATTGGGAAGAGGCGGCGGAGAAGTCTGCCGGAGAGAAGGAAGAGCCGGCGTTCCGGCTGGAGCCGGAAGGCTCCGAAGCGGAACCGGCGCAAGAACCTTGGATTGACGAGGCGCTCCACATGTTCGGTGAAGACCTCGTTGTCATAAAAGAGTAA
- a CDS encoding YbaB/EbfC family nucleoid-associated protein, which yields MNNMNQMMKQVKKMQEQMLKAQEQLADKKITGTSGGGAVTVEVNGHKKVLSITLKPEVVDPEDIEMLQDLVITAVNDALTKAEDMANDDMAKFTGGMKIPGLF from the coding sequence ATGAACAATATGAATCAAATGATGAAGCAGGTTAAAAAAATGCAAGAGCAAATGCTGAAGGCCCAGGAGCAGCTGGCTGACAAGAAGATAACAGGGACTTCCGGCGGCGGCGCAGTCACCGTTGAAGTGAACGGCCACAAGAAAGTGCTCAGCATTACGCTTAAGCCTGAAGTCGTTGATCCGGAAGATATCGAAATGCTTCAAGATCTCGTAATTACCGCGGTTAATGACGCGCTGACCAAAGCAGAAGATATGGCAAATGACGATATGGCCAAATTTACAGGCGGCATGAAAATTCCTGGCTTGTTCTAA
- the recR gene encoding recombination mediator RecR, whose product MYYPEPIAKLIEAFSRLPGIGPKTAARLAFHVIRMPEDDVIDFAKALVNVKRNLQYCSVCCNITDSDPCRICQDKTRDPSVICVVQETKDLVAMERTKEFQGYYHVLQGAISPMEGIGPEDIRLAELLKRLSDERVKELILATNPNIEGEATAMYISRLVKPFGIRVTRIAHGLPVGGDLEYADEVTLSKALEGRREIQ is encoded by the coding sequence TTGTATTATCCAGAACCGATCGCGAAGTTGATCGAGGCATTTTCCCGCTTGCCGGGCATTGGGCCCAAGACGGCTGCCCGCCTTGCGTTCCATGTCATCCGCATGCCCGAAGATGATGTTATCGACTTCGCCAAAGCATTGGTCAACGTGAAGCGTAATCTGCAATATTGCTCGGTATGCTGCAATATAACCGATTCGGATCCGTGCCGCATCTGTCAGGATAAGACCCGGGATCCGTCCGTAATCTGCGTCGTGCAGGAGACGAAGGATCTGGTGGCCATGGAACGTACGAAGGAGTTCCAGGGGTATTATCATGTGCTCCAGGGCGCAATCTCTCCGATGGAGGGGATTGGGCCGGAGGATATCCGTCTTGCCGAGTTGCTGAAGCGGCTGAGCGATGAGCGGGTCAAGGAATTGATCTTGGCCACGAATCCGAATATCGAAGGGGAGGCGACGGCGATGTACATTTCTCGCCTGGTGAAGCCTTTTGGTATCCGAGTGACGCGCATTGCCCACGGCTTGCCGGTTGGCGGCGACCTGGAGTATGCCGACGAAGTGACGCTGTCCAAAGCGCTCGAGGGACGGCGGGAAATTCAATAG
- a CDS encoding DUF2508 family protein, whose protein sequence is MRWLTIKRWFSRVEKQYAAEAIEHEQLMDDIRQALREWERAHARFQYAVGEDEVDYAIFTLEAAEKRVAMLIKKAKRNELHALELGKGWT, encoded by the coding sequence GTGCGATGGCTGACGATCAAGCGTTGGTTCTCCAGGGTTGAAAAGCAGTATGCCGCGGAGGCAATCGAACATGAGCAGCTGATGGATGATATTAGACAGGCGCTTCGGGAATGGGAACGGGCCCATGCCCGATTCCAGTATGCCGTAGGCGAAGACGAGGTCGACTATGCGATCTTTACGCTGGAGGCTGCCGAGAAGCGAGTGGCGATGCTCATCAAAAAAGCAAAACGGAACGAGCTGCATGCACTAGAGCTGGGGAAAGGGTGGACGTAA
- a CDS encoding pro-sigmaK processing inhibitor BofA family protein has product MKWMMIAVLIVSAAALLFVLLRQRLAWRGILSFLLHGTAAFVLLYIVNTTGLAADVYVPVNPVTLSTVGFLGVPGLAAIIFLKMVMI; this is encoded by the coding sequence ATGAAATGGATGATGATAGCCGTGCTCATCGTATCGGCGGCAGCGCTGCTGTTCGTCTTGCTGCGCCAACGGTTGGCCTGGCGGGGAATCTTGAGCTTCCTCCTCCATGGCACAGCGGCCTTCGTGCTCCTGTATATCGTGAATACGACCGGCTTGGCTGCTGACGTATACGTGCCTGTCAACCCGGTTACGTTATCAACGGTCGGGTTCCTTGGAGTGCCCGGTTTGGCGGCGATTATTTTCTTGAAAATGGTTATGATTTAG
- a CDS encoding PucR family transcriptional regulator: MDKQALQQQIEHILDASLEKLSVPSSTWREWTGGEELADGQPAVLAKQGDAWYMLWKPGTAATEVLKLEGRDLAGQEQQWLQLILRMEHRPKPSLAAAHINDEQQAHLFGQWVADRVKEGEPNAEVPDSFSWKSKLFIQVVPFLLVAEHAHREAPAYQELYKLLRSYFGGEVNLIPLSDKEWLILCPEQLTQAGSGEDESEERETMEELLTSYCLGLYELLSNEWVGESHLTIGYPFTPVKGIPGVVSELRETLYLGRAFHVTDNIHLPWELHLERLVNSIPDEVRKQFLQRVVTKADSFADPETMATLQHFFQFDCSVSETAKRMYIHRNTLLYRLDKIKHETGLDVRKFSDAVLVKLILLLYKVTK; the protein is encoded by the coding sequence ATGGATAAGCAAGCGCTGCAGCAGCAAATCGAACATATATTGGATGCCTCTCTGGAGAAGCTGTCCGTGCCTTCATCGACATGGAGGGAATGGACCGGAGGAGAAGAGCTGGCGGACGGACAGCCGGCGGTCCTGGCGAAGCAGGGGGACGCCTGGTATATGCTATGGAAGCCGGGAACAGCGGCGACGGAAGTGTTGAAGCTGGAAGGCCGGGACCTTGCCGGACAGGAACAGCAATGGCTTCAGCTGATTTTGCGGATGGAGCACCGTCCGAAGCCTTCGCTGGCCGCGGCGCATATTAACGATGAGCAGCAGGCCCACTTGTTCGGGCAATGGGTCGCCGACCGGGTGAAGGAAGGCGAACCGAATGCGGAAGTGCCGGACAGCTTTTCTTGGAAAAGTAAGCTGTTCATTCAGGTTGTGCCGTTCCTGCTCGTGGCGGAGCATGCCCACCGGGAGGCGCCTGCCTATCAAGAATTGTACAAATTGCTCCGCTCTTACTTCGGCGGCGAGGTTAATCTAATTCCGCTGTCGGATAAGGAATGGCTTATTCTGTGCCCCGAGCAACTGACCCAGGCCGGCTCCGGAGAAGACGAGAGCGAAGAGCGGGAGACGATGGAAGAGCTGCTCACGTCCTACTGCCTCGGACTCTATGAGCTGCTGTCGAACGAGTGGGTCGGAGAGAGTCACCTGACCATCGGATACCCGTTCACGCCGGTGAAGGGCATTCCGGGCGTCGTATCTGAGTTAAGGGAGACGCTCTATTTGGGACGGGCTTTTCACGTGACCGACAATATTCATCTGCCTTGGGAGCTGCATCTGGAGCGGCTGGTCAACAGCATTCCCGACGAGGTGCGGAAGCAGTTCCTGCAGCGGGTCGTCACGAAGGCGGACAGCTTCGCTGATCCGGAGACGATGGCGACGCTGCAGCATTTTTTCCAGTTCGACTGCAGCGTGAGTGAGACCGCCAAGCGGATGTATATCCATCGTAATACCCTTTTATACCGATTGGATAAAATCAAGCATGAAACCGGGCTCGATGTGCGGAAATTTTCCGACGCGGTTTTAGTAAAGCTGATATTGCTATTGTATAAAGTAACAAAATAA
- a CDS encoding ABC transporter ATP-binding protein, producing the protein MAGVRLEHIYKKYPGSDNPTVKDINLDIQDKEFLVLVGPSGCGKSTTLRMIAGLEEISDGKLYIGDRLVNDVAPKDRDIAMVFQSYALYPHMNVYQNMAFGLKLRKFKKEDIDKRVREAARILDIEHLLDRKPKALSGGQRQRVALGRAIVREPQVFLMDEPLSNLDAKLRGQMRSEITKLSKRLQTTVIYVTHDQIEAMTMGDRIVVMKDGIIQQAAAPDVLYNNPLNMFVAGFIGSPTMNFIKGSLVEENGTTRFRTTGLDVTVPAGKAQVLKEKGYLGKEVILGVRPEDIHEEPVFLEASPNTVFTASIEVTENMGHEMFLYLTGIGTETVIARVDGRSNSREGQNVKLAIDMNKVHVFDTESELNVFEN; encoded by the coding sequence ATGGCAGGCGTTCGCTTAGAGCATATTTACAAAAAGTACCCGGGATCCGATAATCCAACCGTAAAAGACATCAACCTCGATATTCAGGACAAAGAGTTCCTTGTATTGGTTGGTCCTTCCGGTTGCGGTAAATCGACAACGCTTCGCATGATTGCAGGTCTGGAAGAAATCTCCGACGGGAAATTGTACATTGGCGACCGCCTTGTTAATGACGTGGCTCCAAAAGACCGCGACATCGCGATGGTGTTCCAATCCTACGCGTTGTATCCGCATATGAACGTATACCAAAACATGGCGTTCGGTCTGAAATTGCGTAAATTCAAAAAAGAAGACATCGACAAGCGCGTGCGCGAAGCCGCTCGCATCCTCGACATCGAGCATTTGCTGGATCGCAAGCCGAAGGCATTGTCCGGCGGTCAGCGTCAGCGTGTCGCCCTCGGCCGTGCAATCGTTCGTGAGCCGCAAGTGTTCCTGATGGACGAACCACTCTCCAACTTGGACGCGAAGCTTCGTGGACAGATGCGTTCCGAGATTACGAAATTGTCGAAGCGTCTGCAAACGACTGTTATCTATGTAACGCACGACCAGATCGAGGCTATGACAATGGGCGATCGGATCGTCGTTATGAAGGACGGCATCATTCAACAAGCGGCAGCACCTGACGTGCTCTATAACAACCCGCTTAACATGTTCGTCGCAGGCTTCATCGGTTCCCCTACGATGAACTTCATCAAGGGTTCCCTGGTAGAAGAGAACGGCACTACCCGCTTCAGAACGACAGGTCTGGACGTTACCGTGCCAGCAGGCAAGGCCCAAGTACTGAAGGAAAAAGGCTACCTCGGAAAAGAAGTCATTCTGGGTGTTCGTCCAGAGGACATTCATGAAGAGCCAGTCTTCCTGGAAGCATCGCCGAACACCGTATTCACTGCATCGATCGAAGTTACGGAGAACATGGGTCATGAAATGTTCCTGTACCTGACCGGTATCGGCACTGAGACGGTTATCGCACGCGTAGACGGCCGCTCCAACTCGAGAGAAGGCCAGAACGTCAAGCTTGCTATCGATATGAACAAAGTGCATGTTTTCGATACCGAGTCCGAATTGAACGTATTCGAAAACTAA
- a CDS encoding IS3 family transposase, whose protein sequence is MKRGHATAKVLRILKVHESTYYGRKKREASNTEERASCGLKGRPVPGFSSTNTGRKVADEQIKEWMLELLEGEEHVYGYKNLALCLRRQRGVILNKKKAYRICKELGILQKQRKKTSKHPRRVPRNRTVTGVNQLWQIDIKYGYVVGRQRFFFVLSIIDVFDRVVVGQYRGSVCEAKHVVQTLCRALQERLNSGDDLPTIRTDNGPQFVSKLFGDTCESLEIVHERIPPRSPNMNAYIESFHSILERDLFSLTEFMTFEEAYEALDRYMDFYNNRRMHGSLKSMSPSQFSKWVMTLEDRSKYHRAM, encoded by the coding sequence ATTAAGCGGGGGCATGCAACAGCTAAGGTTCTGCGTATCCTGAAAGTTCACGAATCGACGTACTATGGCCGGAAGAAACGAGAGGCATCCAACACCGAAGAACGTGCTTCATGCGGCCTAAAAGGGCGTCCTGTACCTGGATTTTCCTCTACGAACACGGGCCGGAAAGTTGCAGATGAACAGATTAAAGAATGGATGCTCGAACTCCTGGAAGGAGAAGAGCACGTGTATGGGTACAAGAATTTGGCGCTGTGCCTCCGCAGACAACGCGGCGTGATCCTAAACAAGAAAAAGGCGTACCGCATTTGCAAGGAGTTAGGAATTCTTCAGAAACAACGAAAGAAAACAAGCAAACATCCTCGCAGAGTACCGAGAAACCGAACGGTAACCGGGGTGAACCAGCTATGGCAAATTGACATTAAATATGGGTACGTGGTTGGGCGTCAGCGATTCTTTTTCGTGCTCAGTATCATCGACGTATTTGACCGCGTCGTCGTCGGACAATACCGGGGTTCCGTGTGTGAGGCCAAGCACGTCGTGCAGACCCTATGCCGTGCGCTGCAAGAACGCCTGAATTCCGGCGATGACTTACCTACCATTCGCACCGACAACGGGCCTCAGTTTGTCAGTAAGCTGTTTGGTGATACGTGCGAGAGTCTGGAGATCGTCCATGAACGGATCCCGCCGCGTAGCCCGAATATGAACGCGTACATTGAGTCATTTCATAGCATACTCGAACGTGATCTGTTCAGCCTGACGGAATTTATGACATTTGAAGAGGCCTATGAAGCACTTGATCGTTATATGGATTTCTATAACAACCGCAGAATGCATGGTAGCCTAAAGAGCATGTCACCATCGCAATTCTCGAAGTGGGTCATGACGCTGGAAGACCGATCAAAATATCATCGGGCCATGTAA
- a CDS encoding transposase, with protein sequence MGKHFSKEIRLEIVKEALAGIKVGTLARMYGVHPETVRVWVRDHRDEISQEEIPAADEHLQELRRLQEVEAKFEQAKKLLGEKELEIEILRELVKKKNPAYLKDLK encoded by the coding sequence ATGGGAAAGCACTTTAGCAAAGAAATACGCTTGGAAATCGTAAAGGAAGCACTGGCCGGCATTAAGGTGGGAACACTCGCCCGGATGTACGGTGTACATCCGGAGACTGTACGTGTTTGGGTTAGAGACCACCGTGACGAAATTAGCCAAGAGGAGATACCCGCAGCAGACGAGCATCTGCAAGAACTCCGTCGACTTCAAGAGGTGGAGGCCAAGTTCGAACAGGCAAAAAAGCTCCTGGGTGAAAAAGAACTGGAGATCGAGATCCTGCGAGAACTCGTAAAAAAGAAGAACCCCGCTTATCTGAAAGACTTGAAGTAG